A genomic region of Echeneis naucrates chromosome 24, fEcheNa1.1, whole genome shotgun sequence contains the following coding sequences:
- the exoc8 gene encoding exocyst complex component 8 has product MSETGNRLRKLLESPNFDPQNYVKQLSQHSDGDRDLQEHRQKIQNLADETAQNLKKNVYKNYRQFIETAKEISYLESEMYQLSHILTEQKSIMESITQALLSADKDETSKEMQAAFPKETEELKQRTLTSLLEKVEGGKNIMDTPGRHLVYNGDLAEFDVENMSLIQKVHAFLMNDCLLIATWLPNRRGTVKYKYNALYDLESFAVVNVKDNPPMKDMFKILMFPDSRIFQAENSKIKKEWLEILDETKKNKVTKDRHKKEEEAPTSPVRAEVSTNPFDEDDDGPADAEEHVDLSLEWIQELPEDLDVCIAQRDFEGAVDLLDKLNEYLKHQPVTQRVKELRSKVDERVRQLTEVLVFELSPDRSLRGGPKATRRAVSQLIRLGQSTKACELFLKNRAAAVQTAIRQLRIEGATLLYIHKLCNIFFTSLLETAKEFEMDFAGNTGCYSAFVVWSKSAMRMFVDAFSKQVFDSKESLSTAAECVKVAKEHCQQLTEIGLDLTFTLQSLLVKDIRAALQSYNDIIIEATKHRNSEEMWRRMNLMTPEALAKLKDEMRSCGMASFEQYTGDDCWVNLSYTIVAFTKQMMSFLEEGLKLYFPELHMVLLESLREIILVAVQHVDYSLRCEQDPDKKAFIVQNATFLHDTVLPVVERRFEEAVGKPAKQLQDLRKSTRPVRINPESTTSVV; this is encoded by the exons ATGTCGGAGACGGGAAACCGACTGCGGAAGCTGCTCGAGTCGCCAAACTTCGATCCGCAGAATTACGTGAAGCAGCTTTCGCAGCACTCCGACGGCGACAGAGATCTGCAGGAGCACCGACAGAAGATCCAAAACCTGGCCGACGAGACGGCTCAGAACCTGAAGAAAAATGTCTACAAAAACTACAGGCAGTTCATCGAGACGGCCAAAGAGATCTCCTACCTGGAGAGCGAGATGTACCAGCTGAGCCACATCCTGACGGAGCAGAAGAGCATCATGGAGAGCATCACCCAGGCCCTGCTGTCCGCCGACAAGGACGAGACCTCCAAAGAGATGCAGGCTGCTTTCCCCAAAGAAACCGAGGAGCTGAAGCAGAGGACGCTCACCTCCCTGCTGGAGAAGGTGGAAGGAGGTAAAAACATCATGGACACCCCCGGGAGGCATCTTGTCTACAACGGAGACCTGGCTGAGTTCGACGTGGAGAACATGTCCCTCATCCAGAAGGTGCACGCCTTCCTCATGAACGACTGCCTGCTGATCGCCACCTGGTTGCCCAACCGCAGGGGGACGGTGAAGTATAAGTACAACGCCCTGTACGACCTGGAGAGCTTCGCCGTGGTCAACGTGAAGGACAACCCTCCCATGAAGGACATGTTCAAGATCCTGATGTTCCCGGACAGCCGCATCTTCCAGGCTGAGAACAGTAAGATCAAGAAGGAGTGGCTGGAGATCCTGGACGAGACCAAGAAGAACAAAGTGACCAAGGACAGGCacaagaaagaggaggaggctcCTACTTCTCCTGTAAGAGCCGAGGTGTCCACCAATCCTTTCGACGAGGACGATGACGGGCCGGCAGACGCAGAAGAACATGTGGACCTCAGCCTGGAGTGGATCCAGGAGCTGCCGGAGGACCTGGACGTCTGCATCGCCCAAAGAGACTTTGAGGGCGCCGTGGACCTGCTGGACAAGCTCAATGAGTACCTGAAACACCAGCCGGTCACCCAGAGGGTCAAGGAGCTCAGGTCCAAGGTGGACGAGCGTGTGCGGCAGCTGACTGAGGTCCTGGTGTTCGAGCTGTCCCCTGATCGGTCCCTTCGTGGAGGACCCAAAGCCACAAGGCGGGCCGTGTCCCAGCTGATCAGACTAg GCCAGTCCACTAAAGCCTGTGAGCTGTTTCTGAAGAACCGCGCCGCTGCCGTCCAGACCGCCATACGGCAGCTTCGCATCGAGGGAGCCACGCTGCTCTACATCCACAAACTCTGCAACATCTTCTTCACCAGCTTGCTTGAGACAGCCAAGGAGTTCGAGATGGATTTCGCAGGAAACACCGGCTGCTACTCCGCCTTCGTGGTCTGGTCCAAATCAGCCATGAGGATGTTTGTGGACGCCTTCAGCAAACAG GTGTTTGACAGTAAGGAGAGTCTGTCCACTGCAGCAGAGTGTGTTAAAGTGGCCAAAGAGCATTGCCAGCAGCTGACTGAGATCGGCCTGGACCTGACCTTCACGCTGCAGTCCCTGCTGGTCAAAGACATCAGGGCAGCGCTGCAGAGCTACAACGACATCATCATCGAGGCCACCAAGCACAGGAACTCTGAGGAGATGTGGAGGAGGATGAACCTCATGACTCCAGAGGCGCTGGCTAAACTTAAG GATGAGATGCGCAGCTGTGGGATGGCCAGCTTCGAGCAGTACACCGGCGATGACTGCTGGGTAAACCTGAGCTACACCATCGTGGCCTTCACAAAGCAAATGATGAGCTTCCTAGAAGAAGGCCTGAAACTGTACTTCCCCGAGCTGCACATGGTGCTCCTGGAAAGCCTGAGGGAGATCATCCTGGTGGCCGTGCAGCACGTGGACTACAGCCTCCGCTGTGAGCAGGACCCCGATAAGAAGGCCTTCATTGTGCAGAACGCCACCTTCCTCCACGACACCGTGCTGCCCGTGGTGGAGCGGCGGTTCGAGGAGGCCGTGGGCAAGCCGGCCAAGCAGCTGCAGGACCTGAGAAAGAGCACCAGGCCGGTGCGGATCAACCCGGAGAGCACCACATCTGTGGTGTGA
- the sprtn gene encoding DNA-dependent metalloprotease SPRTN, producing the protein MDPDFLLAVQLQEQFDSENEPLSSFPPGCLEDPGFGQNGKKRRVDVAPGSGSDVAPYWKPTAQPERPLSIVDETWEMLDPSPDVRAMFLEFNDQFFWGKLSGVEVKWSPRMTLCAGVCSYEGRGGLCSIRLSEPLLKLRPRKDLVETLLHEMIHALLFVTQNNRDRDGHGPEFCKHMNRINKASGTKISIYHSFHDEVDVYRQHWWRCNGPCQSRRPYFGYVKRAMNRAPSSLDPWWEDHRRTCGGTYTKIKEPEGYGKKGKKDGKKNVRASGNDKASSTTAGSGLQDIRNIIPFSGKGFLLGGKSQSPTSSSSSHKASEPAGKSPSSSSISPPRKLPTPSSPAKMLTSPLRTSLDDGWISVRPAASTGQKPPLKRSVSNTRVFVNINGSPVRILKPHSGGGSSSSQGAEKIKKRSIDDLFNSMGVKKSGGQSASSHTETKRDSLTSTNSNTSGTSASSFFPKQQSSSSANTSKPSPSKSTHSKYPPIAPNKASPTKPLQSKNFNHSNSDSVLKGGGGQTSRKRSWDEHNSSASIFDIFRKKLGSDAAAVSKESTKTKSPAMQQRTAAAAAATSSSSSSWTASSHHPSSVLHSTTSSSSLAVMVSCPVCQAKVQESRINEHLDSCLS; encoded by the exons ATGGATCCTGATTTTTTGCTAGCTGTTCAGCTACAGGAGCAGTTTGACAGCGAAAACGAGCCGTTGTCGTCGTTTCCACCGGGCTGTCTGGAGGATCCTGGCTTCGGTCAAAacggaaagaaaagaagagtggACGTGGCTCCAGGGAGTGGCAGCGATGTGGCTCCGTACTGGAAGCCGACCGCCCAGCCCGAGAGGCCGCTGTCTATCGTGGACGAGACCTGGGAGATGCTGGACCCGAGTCCGGATGTCAGAGCCATGTTTCTGGAGTTTAATGACCAGTTCTTCTGGGGAAAACTCAGCGGGGTCGAGGTCAAATGGAGCCCCAGAATGACCCT gtgtgctggtgtgtgttcCTATGAAGGTCGAGGTGGACTCTGTTCAATCAGACTCAGTGAGCCTCTGCTGAAGCTGAGACCTAGAAAAGACCTGGTTGAG ACTCTGCTCCATGAAATGATTCACGCCCTCCTGTTTGTGACCCAGAACAACAGAGACAGGGATGGTCACGGACCCGAGTTTTGCAAACACATGAACCGAATCAACAAGGCCAGTGGGACAAAGATTAGT ATCTACCACAGTTTCCACGATGAGGTTGATGTGTACCGACAGCACTGGTGGCGATGCAACGGGCCCTGCCAGAGCCGAAGGCCCTATTTTGGCTACGTGAAGAGAGCCATGAACCGGGCTCCATCTTCTTTGGACCCTTGGTGGGAAGACCACCGCAGGACGTGTGGTGGGACTTACACTAAGATCAAGGAGCCTGAAGGATATGGCAAAAAAGGCAAGAAGGATGGTAAAAAGAACGTGAGAGCCTCGGGAAATGACAAGGCTTCAAGTACGACAGCAG GTTCAGGGCTACAGGATATAAGAAATATCATCCCATTTAGTGGCAAAGGCTTCCTACTCGGAGGGAAGTCACAATcccccacttcctcctcatcatctcaCAAAGCATCCGAGCCAGCAGGGAAATCCCCTTCATCCAGCTCCATCTCCCCTCCCAGGAAACTCCCCACACCTTCATCCCCTGCTAAAATGCTCACTTCTCCTCTCCGCACCAGCTTAGATGACGGATGGATCTCTGTCAGACCAGCAGCCTCCACGGGGCAGAAGCCACCTCTAAAGAGGTCTGTCAGTAACACCAGGGTTTTTGTCAACATTAACGGTTCGCCGGTTAGAATTCTCAAACCTCAcagtggtggtggcagcagcagcagccaaggagcagagaaaataaagaaaaggtcTATTGATGACCTTTTTAACAGTATGGGTGTCAAGAAATCAGGGGGCCAGTCCGCCTCATCACACACTGAGACTAAAAGAGATTCACTGACGTCAACAAACAGTAACACCAGTGGTACCTCTGCCTCTTCCTTCTTTCCAAAACAACAAAGTTCTTCCTCTGCTAACACATCTAAGCCTAGCCCGAGCAAGTCGACTCATTCAAAGTATCCACCAATAGCTCCAAACAAAGCCAGCCCCACCAAACCATTGCAGTCCAAAAATTTCAATCATTCCAACAGTGACAGTGTATTAAAGGGAGGTGGAGGTCAGACATCGAGGAAGAGGTCGTGGGACGAGCACAACAGCTCAGCCAGCATCTTTGACATCTTCAGGAAAAAGTTAGGCAGCGATGCAGCGGCGGTATCGAAGGAGTCGACAAAGACAAAGTCACCTGCAATGCAGCaaagaactgctgctgctgccgccgccaccagttcctcatcttcatcctggaCTGCATCTTCCCATCATCCCTCTTCAGTATTACACAGcactacctcctcctcctccctggcaGTGATGGTCAGCTGTCCTGTATGCCAGGCAAAGGTGCAGGAGTCAAGGATCAACGAGCATCTTGACTCCTGTCTCTCCTGA
- the fam89a gene encoding protein FAM89A, whose translation MNGKSANGTPGGMACIEGLPPLPKSLSGLLNSSGGSWRDMERMYVKKTMIQDDLSRGRNNNDGLLASKPANLDAALALLRKEMVGLRQQDMSLLCQLWSLHESIQEYKGSCQDLSAASSLSMMENGYFDEDDEYYPEPGATPTGEQPDGEVGDGTATMEAAKNGCSSSGKDDSWDSFHVTI comes from the exons ATGAACGGAAAGTCGGCCAACGGGACGCCGGGGGGGATGGCCTGCATCGAGGGGCTGCCCCCGCTGCCGAAGAGCCTGAGCGGCTTGCTGAACTCGAGCGGCGGCTCCTGGAGGGACATGGAGCGGATGTACGTGAAGAAGACGATGATCCAGGACGACCTGAGCCGGGGCAGGAACAACAACGACGGCCTGCTGGCCTCCAAGCCGGCCAACCTGGACGCTGCTCTGGCTCTCCTGCGGAAGGAGATG GTGGGTTTGCGTCAGCAGGACATGTCCCTGCTGTGCCAGCTGTGGTCACTGCACGAGTCCATCCAAGAGTACAAGGGCAGCTGCCAGGACCTGAGTGCCGCTTCCAGCCTCAGCATGATGGAGAACGGCTACTTTGACGAGGATGATGAGTATTACCCGGAGCCTGGCGCCACTCCCACCGGAGAGCAGCCGGACGGAGAGGTCGGAGACGGGACGGCCACAATGGAGGCAGCCAAGAATGggtgcagcagcagcggcaAAGATGACAGCTGGGACTCCTTTCACGTCACCATCTGA
- the arv1 gene encoding protein ARV1, with translation MLAAFASFTEEIMGKTVFRCVECNEKATELHRDYNNGILKITICEFCKKTVDKYIEYDPVIILIDAILCKTQAFRHILFNTSLNIHWKLCVFCLLCEAYLRWSLLHGSEHSGDPADIIRYTKEWDFYSMFGLAALELSAFCGSVLWFLWVVVDRLQGGSLNLSLLIRALLLSCYGKVLLIPAVIWEHDYSPLCLGLIKLFVLTSNSQAIRVILNSSRRLSLMAVCLGLLSETCVAQACRKLPWSIQDMLTFD, from the exons ATGCTAGCAGCTTTTGCTTCGTTCACAGAGGAAATAATGGGCAAAACTGTCTTTAGGTGTGTTGAATGCAACGAAAAGGCCACAGAGCTGCATCGGGATTACAACAACGGGATCCTGAAGATAACTATATGT gAGTTCTGCAAAAAAACAGTGGACAAGTACATAGAGTATGACCCTGTTATCATCTTGATTGATGCCATTTTGTGCAAGACACAGGCTTTCAGACACATCCTGTTCAACACCAGCTTGAAT ATCCACTGgaagttgtgtgtgttctgccTGCTGTGCGAGGCGTACCTCCGGTGGTCTCTGCTGCACGGCTCCGAGCACAGTGGTGACCCTGCTGACATCATCAGGTACACCAAGGAATGGGACTTTTACAGCATGTTTGGATTGGCTGCCCTCG AGCTCTCAGCATTCTGCGGCAGTGTCCTGTGGTTCCTTTGGGTGGTGGTGGATCGCCTGCAGGGTGGGAGCCTCAACCTCAGCCTGCTCATCAGAGCCCTGCTGCTGTCCTGCTACGGGAAGGTCCTCCTCATCCCTGCTGTCATCTGGGAGCATGACTACTCCCCGCTCTGCCTGGGCCTCATCAAACTGTTCGTGCTCACTTCAAACTCACAGGCTATCAGAG TGATCCTGAACAGCAGTAGACGTCTGTCTCTCATGGCGGTGTGTTTAGGCCTCCTGTCAGAGACCTGTGTGGCCCAGGCCTGTAGGAAGCTGCCCTGGAGCATCCAGGACATGTTGACCTTTGACTGA